One genomic window of Solanum dulcamara chromosome 10, daSolDulc1.2, whole genome shotgun sequence includes the following:
- the LOC129870120 gene encoding uncharacterized protein LOC129870120 — MLYLVREHLFIGNIGDAAEVLQHGSDEITHILSILSSASISFFSEWRSGLSIPTKEIRKEYVGYSVNADAITDETKSSSTPKKLLYSLENAGKDLKFIRMAVPLRDMENENLLDSLDVCLDFIEESRKEGSVLVHCFAGVSRSAAIIAAYLMKTEQLSQEDAIKSLRQSCEFVCPNDGFLDQLKMFEEMGFKVDHASTIYKRFHLKVLGDCYNRGERIDTSKFGADPGLATENISSDVDASLSKETTPARAYRCKKCRRVVALQANVVDHVPGEGETAFEWHKRRSGNPFNKPEDECSSVFVEPLRWMRTVEEGAMEGKLLCGHCEARLGYFNWSGIQCSCGSWITPAFQLHKSRVDISSM; from the exons ATGTTGTATCTGGTTCGTGAGCATCTATTTATTGGCAACATAGGCGATGCAGCGGAGGTTCTTCAGCATGGTAGTGATGAAATTACACATATCTTATCCATCCTTAGCTCAGCTTCAATCTCCTTTTTCTCAGAATGGCGTTCTGGGCTTTCAATACCAACCAAAGAGATCCGAAAAGAATATGTTGGGTATTCGGTAAATGCAGATGCTATAACTGATGAGACTAAGAGCTCATCAACACCTAAGAAGCTCCTGTACTCGCTAGAAAATGCGGGAaaagatttgaagtttataaggATGGCCGTGCCCTTGAGAGACATGGAGAATGAGAATTTGCTGGATTCTTTAGATGTTTGTTTGGATTTTATCGAAGAAAGTAGAAAAGAGGGGTCTGTATTGGTGCATTGCTTTGCTGGTGTATCAAGAAG TGCAGCCATCATTGCAGCTTACCTGATGAAAACTGAGCAACTATCTCAAGAAG ATGCGATTAAGTCTCTACGTCAAAGCTGTGAATTTGTCTGCCCAAATGATGGTTTTCTTGATCAG TTGAAAATGTTTGAAGAGATGGGTTTCAAAGTAGATCATGCAAGCACCATTTACAAACGCTTCCATCTCAAAGTCCTAG GTGATTGTTACAATCGTGGAGAGAGAATAGACACCTCTAAATTTGGGGCTGATCCAGGGTTGGCAACAGAAAATATTTCCTCAGATGTTGATGCATCCTTGTCTAAGGAAACAACTCCTGCTCGAGCTTACCGCTGCAAGAAATGCCGGAGAGTTGTGGCACTGCAGGCGAATGTTGTTGATCATGTTCCAGGAGAGGGAGAGACAGCATTTGAGTGGCATAAAAGGAGAAGTGGCAATCCTTTTAACAAACCCGAGGACGAGTGTTCATCTGTCTTTGTTGAGCCTTTAAGATGGATGAGGACAG TTGAAGAAGGTGCCATGGAGGGCAAGCTTTTATGTGGGCATTGTGAAGCTCGCTTGGGTTACTTCAATTGGTCAGGCATTCAGTGCAGTTGCGGAAGCTGGATTACTCCTGCctttcaactccataaaagccgAGTAGATATCAGCAGCATGTGA